Below is a window of Clostridium sp. JN-1 DNA.
ACTAAAGCTAGAAATTAAAAAGCTGAGGAAAGGGAAATAACTTTCCTCTCCACAATATTTTATTTACTTATCATTATACCACGGTAATATGAAAATATTAAATTATTTTTTAATAACTTGTGTTGTAGTGATTATTGTTCTTGGGGGCAGACTTATAATACTTAAGATGGAAAAAAATAAATTAGAAGATGAAAAAAATAAATTATTAAAAAAGCAAGATAAGGAGTAAATTATGGATAGAGGGGAGTTAATAAAATTAATTAAAGATAATACTATGGATTCGAGCGAAGTTGCTAAATATTTAGGTATAAGTAAGCAAAGACTTTCTGATATGAATAGGCAGAGTAAACTTGTAGCAATAAAAAAAGGAATTTACTTAAAAGAAGATGTTGAAAAGAGAAAGTTAGAACAAAATGAGCTTAGGAAAAAATACTATAAGAGATAATTTTTAAGCCTAGCGGTGTTAATTCTGCTGGGCTTTATTTTTACATAAGATTGCATTAACCTAGGAATATTATTTTATGATAAAATTAATAGAAAGTCATTAATGGAGACTAATATGCAAATTGATAATATGATAACTTTTTTGAGACTATTATATTAATTTTATTACAAGTTATTTAAAATTATAATAAAAGCAAAAAAATATGTAAAAAATATTGCATTTTT
It encodes the following:
- a CDS encoding DNA-binding protein, whose product is MDRGELIKLIKDNTMDSSEVAKYLGISKQRLSDMNRQSKLVAIKKGIYLKEDVEKRKLEQNELRKKYYKR